One segment of Perognathus longimembris pacificus isolate PPM17 chromosome 26, ASM2315922v1, whole genome shotgun sequence DNA contains the following:
- the Acp3 gene encoding prostatic acid phosphatase isoform X1 encodes MRAAFLCIAPTPSLVFWFLLSLWLPQDAAGKELKFATLVFRHGDRSPIETFPNDPIMESSWPQGFGQLTQLGMEQHYELGRYIKKRYGKLLNESYKREQVYIRSTDVDRTLMSAMTNLAALFPPEGIGIWNPSLLWQPIPVHTVALSEDRLLYLPLRNCPRFQELESETLKSEEFQKRLHPYKDFIETLPTLSGFHGQDLFGIWSKVYDPLYCESVHNFTLPSWATEDAMTKLRELSELSLLSLYGIHKQKEKSRLQGGVLVKEILKHMKSATQPQNYRRLVMYSAHDTTVSGLQMALDVYNGILPPYASCHLMELYLEKGEYFVEMYYRNETRHEPYPLTLPGCPQSCPLEKFAELLAPVIPQDWSTECMTTSNHQVLRVILATAFCLVSGVLVVLLFLLIRHGPCWQRDIYRNI; translated from the exons gtatTTCGGCATGGAGACCGAAGTCCCATCGAAACATTTCCTAATGATCCCATTATGGAGTCCTCATGGCCACAAGGATTTGGCCAGCTCACTCAG CTGGGCATGGAGCAGCATTATGAACTTGGCCGGTATATAAAGAAAAGATACGGAAAGCTCTTGAATGAGTCGTATAAACGTGAACAG GTGTATATCCGAAGCACAGATGTGGACCGGACTCTGATGAGTGCTATGACAAACCTCGCGGCCCTGTTCCCTCCAGAGGGGATAGGCATCTGGAACCCCAGCCTCCTCTGGCAGCCCATTCCCGTGCACACCGTGGCTCTGTCTGAAGACCGG CTGCTGTACCTGCCATTAAGGAACTGCCCCCGTTTTCAAGAACTTGAGAGTGAGACTTTGAAATCTGAAGAATTCCAGAAAAGACTTCATCCATACAAG GACTTTATCGAGACTTTGCCAACACTGTCAGGATTCCATGGCCAGGACCTCTTTGGGATTTGGAGTAAAGTCTACGACCCTTTGTATTGCGag AGTGTTCATAATTTCACTCTACCTTCCTGGGCCACTGAGGATGCCATGACTAAGCTAAGAGAATTATCAGAAttgtctctcctgtctctctatGGAATTCACAAGCAGAAAGAGAAATCGAGACTCCAGGGGG GTGTCCTGGTCAAGGAGATCCTCAAGCACATGAAGAGTGCAACTCAGCCACAAAACTACAGGAGACTTGTCATGTATTCTGCA CATGACACTACTGTGAGTGGCCTACAGATGGCGCTAGATGTCTACAACGGAATCCTTCCTCCCTATGCTTCCTGCCACTTGATGGAATTGTACCTGGAGAAGGG GGAGTACTTCGTGGAGATGTATTACCGCAACGAGACGCGGCACGAGCCCTACCCCCTCACACTGCCAGGCTGCCCCCAGAGCTGTCCCCTGGAGAAGTTTGCAGAACTGCTTGCCCCTGTGATCCCCCAGGACTGGTCCACAGAGTGTATGACCACGAGCAACCACCAAG TTCTAAGGGTGATCCTTGCCACTGCCTTTTGCCTGGTATCTGGTGTCCTGGTGGTGCTACTGTTCCTCCTCATTCGGCATGGGCCCTGCTGGCAGAGAGACATCTATCGGAACATCTAA
- the Acp3 gene encoding prostatic acid phosphatase isoform X2 — translation MRAAFLCIAPTPSLVFWFLLSLWLPQDAAGKELKFATLVFRHGDRSPIETFPNDPIMESSWPQGFGQLTQLGMEQHYELGRYIKKRYGKLLNESYKREQVYIRSTDVDRTLMSAMTNLAALFPPEGIGIWNPSLLWQPIPVHTVALSEDRLLYLPLRNCPRFQELESETLKSEEFQKRLHPYKDFIETLPTLSGFHGQDLFGIWSKVYDPLYCESVHNFTLPSWATEDAMTKLRELSELSLLSLYGIHKQKEKSRLQGGVLVKEILKHMKSATQPQNYRRLVMYSAHDTTVSGLQMALDVYNGILPPYASCHLMELYLEKGEYFVEMYYRNETRHEPYPLTLPGCPQSCPLEKFAELLAPVIPQDWSTECMTTSNHQGLLKLLTM, via the exons gtatTTCGGCATGGAGACCGAAGTCCCATCGAAACATTTCCTAATGATCCCATTATGGAGTCCTCATGGCCACAAGGATTTGGCCAGCTCACTCAG CTGGGCATGGAGCAGCATTATGAACTTGGCCGGTATATAAAGAAAAGATACGGAAAGCTCTTGAATGAGTCGTATAAACGTGAACAG GTGTATATCCGAAGCACAGATGTGGACCGGACTCTGATGAGTGCTATGACAAACCTCGCGGCCCTGTTCCCTCCAGAGGGGATAGGCATCTGGAACCCCAGCCTCCTCTGGCAGCCCATTCCCGTGCACACCGTGGCTCTGTCTGAAGACCGG CTGCTGTACCTGCCATTAAGGAACTGCCCCCGTTTTCAAGAACTTGAGAGTGAGACTTTGAAATCTGAAGAATTCCAGAAAAGACTTCATCCATACAAG GACTTTATCGAGACTTTGCCAACACTGTCAGGATTCCATGGCCAGGACCTCTTTGGGATTTGGAGTAAAGTCTACGACCCTTTGTATTGCGag AGTGTTCATAATTTCACTCTACCTTCCTGGGCCACTGAGGATGCCATGACTAAGCTAAGAGAATTATCAGAAttgtctctcctgtctctctatGGAATTCACAAGCAGAAAGAGAAATCGAGACTCCAGGGGG GTGTCCTGGTCAAGGAGATCCTCAAGCACATGAAGAGTGCAACTCAGCCACAAAACTACAGGAGACTTGTCATGTATTCTGCA CATGACACTACTGTGAGTGGCCTACAGATGGCGCTAGATGTCTACAACGGAATCCTTCCTCCCTATGCTTCCTGCCACTTGATGGAATTGTACCTGGAGAAGGG GGAGTACTTCGTGGAGATGTATTACCGCAACGAGACGCGGCACGAGCCCTACCCCCTCACACTGCCAGGCTGCCCCCAGAGCTGTCCCCTGGAGAAGTTTGCAGAACTGCTTGCCCCTGTGATCCCCCAGGACTGGTCCACAGAGTGTATGACCACGAGCAACCACCAAG GTCTACTGAAACTGTTGACTATGTAA